From a region of the Pukyongiella litopenaei genome:
- a CDS encoding ABC transporter ATP-binding protein, translating to MSLLDISDLRIALNGNADFQVVKGLDLSIEPGQTMCLVGESGSGKSLTALATMGLLPSVLQPVAGSIRLKGEELLGARPSRLRDLRATSMSMIFQEPMTALNPVARVGQQIEEVLEFHSNMSQSARRARAREMMEAVHLPDVDKMYRSFPHQLSGGQRQRIMIAMALVMRPQLLIADEPTTALDVTTQAQILSLIRELREEQGSAVLFITHDMGVVSEIADEVTVLKLGEVMEAQDLDNLLRHPKTDYTRDLLRSVPSQVPRPERPPTSQDVVLETRGLCKVYGGGGWFARGREVRAADDVGFSLPKGRTLGIVGESGSGKTTVARCIMRLIDPTSGQIMVSDTDIASLSQKDLKPQRKNIQIVFQDPMRSLNPRIEIGQSIIEGPLNFGTPKSEAMARARELLELVGLPASAVDRFPHQFSGGQRQRIAIARALAMDPDVLVADEAVSALDVSVQAQVLKLLDELQDRLGLGILFITHDLGVAAQICDDVLVMQNGRVVEYGPAGQVLGSPREDYTKALITAAPGRHWDFANFRPFTEAAE from the coding sequence ATGAGCCTTCTCGATATTTCCGACCTGCGGATCGCGCTGAACGGCAATGCCGATTTCCAGGTGGTCAAGGGGCTGGACCTGAGCATCGAGCCGGGGCAGACCATGTGCCTCGTGGGCGAGAGCGGCTCGGGCAAGTCGCTCACGGCGCTGGCCACGATGGGGCTGTTGCCGTCGGTGCTGCAACCGGTCGCGGGCTCGATCAGGCTCAAGGGCGAGGAACTGCTGGGCGCGCGCCCGTCGCGGCTGCGCGACCTGCGGGCCACGTCGATGTCGATGATCTTCCAGGAACCGATGACGGCTCTGAACCCGGTCGCGCGGGTGGGCCAGCAGATCGAGGAGGTGCTGGAGTTCCATTCGAACATGTCGCAATCGGCGCGCCGCGCCCGCGCCCGCGAAATGATGGAGGCGGTGCATCTGCCCGACGTGGACAAGATGTATCGCAGTTTCCCGCACCAGCTGTCGGGCGGGCAGCGCCAGCGGATCATGATCGCGATGGCTTTGGTGATGCGCCCGCAGCTGCTGATCGCGGATGAACCGACGACGGCGCTGGATGTGACGACGCAGGCGCAGATCCTCAGCCTGATCCGCGAACTGCGCGAGGAACAGGGCTCGGCGGTCCTGTTCATCACCCATGACATGGGCGTGGTTTCCGAGATCGCCGACGAGGTCACGGTGCTGAAACTGGGCGAGGTGATGGAGGCGCAGGACCTGGACAACCTGCTGCGGCATCCGAAAACCGACTATACCCGCGATCTGCTGCGCTCGGTGCCCAGCCAGGTGCCACGGCCGGAACGGCCGCCCACATCGCAGGACGTGGTGCTGGAGACCAGGGGGCTGTGCAAGGTCTATGGCGGCGGCGGCTGGTTCGCCCGGGGCCGCGAGGTCCGGGCGGCGGACGATGTCGGTTTCAGCCTGCCCAAGGGGCGCACGTTGGGCATCGTCGGCGAAAGCGGTTCGGGCAAGACCACCGTGGCGCGCTGCATCATGCGCCTGATCGACCCGACCTCGGGGCAGATCATGGTCAGCGACACCGACATTGCGTCGCTGTCGCAGAAGGACCTGAAACCGCAGCGCAAGAACATCCAGATCGTGTTCCAGGACCCGATGCGGTCGCTCAACCCGCGCATCGAGATCGGGCAGTCGATCATCGAGGGGCCGCTGAATTTCGGCACGCCGAAATCAGAGGCGATGGCGCGGGCGCGGGAACTGCTGGAACTGGTGGGCCTGCCGGCCAGTGCCGTCGATCGCTTTCCGCACCAGTTCTCGGGCGGTCAGCGCCAGCGCATCGCCATTGCCCGCGCGCTGGCGATGGACCCGGATGTGCTGGTCGCCGACGAGGCCGTGTCGGCGCTTGACGTGAGCGTTCAGGCGCAGGTTCTGAAACTGCTGGACGAGCTGCAGGACCGGCTCGGGCTCGGCATCTTGTTCATCACCCATGACCTGGGCGTGGCCGCGCAGATCTGCGACGACGTGCTGGTGATGCAGAACGGCCGGGTGGTCGAATACGGACCCGCGGGGCAGGTGCTCGGATCTCCGCGCGAGGACTATACCAAGGCCCTGATCACGGCCGCCCCCGGCCGCCACTGGGATTTCGCAAATTTCCGCCCCTTCACCGAAGCGGCCGAGTAA
- a CDS encoding ABC transporter permease, with protein sequence MTDQTVPAAAPGRVSALARTREIVLSGPIVTGATVILALIVLSAILAPLVAPHDPVRLAPAVRLKPPSADYWLGTDAYGRDLFSRIVYGGRVSLVVGVAAAIFAVLVGLFLGLVAGYLRWLDAILMRMVDGMMAIPSILLAIAIVSLWGASLWTVLVAITIPEVPRVVRLVRSLVLSAREEPYVEAAIAAGTPTWRIMQRHLLPNTIAPLIIQGTYICASAILTEAILSFLGAGINPETPSWGNIMAEGRIYFQINPGIVLWPGLVVSVTILTINLVGDAVRDALDPRMAKRGIDR encoded by the coding sequence ATGACCGATCAAACTGTTCCCGCCGCCGCACCGGGCCGCGTGTCGGCGCTGGCCAGAACGCGGGAAATCGTGCTGTCCGGGCCGATCGTGACCGGCGCGACGGTGATCCTCGCGCTGATCGTGCTGTCGGCCATCCTGGCGCCCCTGGTCGCGCCGCATGACCCGGTGCGGCTGGCGCCGGCGGTGCGCCTGAAGCCGCCAAGCGCCGATTACTGGCTGGGCACCGATGCCTATGGGCGCGACCTGTTTTCGCGCATCGTCTACGGCGGGCGCGTCTCGCTCGTGGTAGGCGTTGCCGCGGCGATCTTCGCGGTCCTGGTGGGACTGTTCCTGGGCCTGGTGGCGGGCTACCTGCGCTGGCTCGACGCGATACTGATGCGCATGGTGGACGGGATGATGGCGATCCCCAGCATCCTGCTGGCGATTGCCATCGTGTCGCTGTGGGGGGCCAGCCTGTGGACGGTTCTCGTGGCGATCACCATTCCCGAAGTGCCGCGTGTGGTCCGGCTGGTCCGGTCGCTGGTGCTGTCGGCGCGGGAAGAACCCTATGTCGAGGCGGCGATCGCGGCGGGAACCCCGACCTGGCGGATCATGCAGCGGCACCTGCTGCCCAACACCATCGCCCCGCTGATCATCCAGGGCACCTATATCTGCGCCAGCGCCATCCTGACCGAGGCCATCCTGAGTTTCCTCGGCGCCGGCATCAACCCCGAGACGCCGAGCTGGGGCAACATCATGGCCGAGGGGCGGATCTATTTCCAGATCAACCCCGGCATCGTGCTCTGGCCCGGACTGGTGGTGTCGGTCACCATCCTGACGATCAACCTGGTGGGGGATGCGGTGCGCGACGCGCTCGATCCGCGCATGGCAAAACGGGGGATCGACAGATGA
- a CDS encoding ABC transporter permease has translation MVFYILKRVLAAIPVMGFVALFVFLLLRLTPGDPAAIIAGDTATPEQLDAIRTSLGLNEPLLVQFVTWIGDLLRGDFGTSVLSGKPVLDLIADRMEPTISLALTTIILSVVIAVPLGVIAAWKQGTLIDRFVMLLSVLGFSIPVFVIGYLMISLFAMQLGWFPVQGFKSIGDGLGPFLHRIALPTFTLTLLYIALIARITRTSMLEILGDDYVRTARAKGLPEHKVLMRHALRNCSVPIITVIGIGFALIISGVVVTESVFNLPGLGRLTVDAVLSRDYPVIQAVILLASLIYVVINLLIDIAYVLLDPRIRYA, from the coding sequence ATGGTCTTCTACATCCTGAAACGCGTGCTGGCAGCGATCCCCGTGATGGGGTTCGTCGCCCTGTTCGTCTTTCTGCTGCTGCGGCTGACACCCGGCGATCCGGCGGCGATCATCGCCGGGGATACGGCGACGCCCGAGCAGCTCGACGCGATCCGGACCTCGCTGGGTCTGAACGAACCGCTGCTGGTGCAGTTCGTCACCTGGATCGGCGACCTGCTGCGCGGCGATTTCGGCACCTCCGTGCTGTCGGGCAAGCCGGTGCTGGACCTGATCGCGGACCGGATGGAACCGACCATCAGCCTCGCGCTGACCACGATCATCCTGTCGGTGGTGATCGCGGTGCCGCTGGGGGTCATCGCTGCGTGGAAACAGGGCACGCTGATCGACCGTTTCGTGATGCTGCTGTCGGTGCTGGGCTTCTCGATCCCGGTCTTCGTGATCGGCTACCTGATGATTTCGCTCTTCGCGATGCAGCTCGGCTGGTTCCCTGTGCAGGGGTTCAAGTCCATCGGCGACGGTCTGGGACCGTTCCTGCACCGGATCGCGCTGCCGACCTTCACGCTGACCCTGCTCTACATCGCGCTGATCGCGCGGATCACCCGCACCTCGATGCTGGAGATCCTGGGCGACGACTATGTGCGGACGGCACGGGCCAAGGGGTTGCCCGAGCACAAGGTCCTGATGCGCCACGCCCTGCGCAACTGCTCGGTGCCGATCATCACCGTGATCGGGATCGGTTTTGCGCTGATCATCTCCGGCGTGGTGGTCACCGAATCGGTGTTCAACCTGCCGGGCCTGGGCCGCCTGACCGTCGATGCGGTTCTGAGCCGGGACTATCCGGTGATCCAGGCGGTGATCCTGCTCGCCTCTCTCATCTATGTCGTGATCAACCTGCTGATCGACATCGCCTATGTGCTGCTTGACCCGAGGATCCGCTACGCATGA
- a CDS encoding ABC transporter substrate-binding protein encodes MTDMTTFDPAPRGLRGLLRTTLFGATLAGLAMATGAVDAQTLRAVKHSDLRVLDPILTTAYMSRNHGYMIFDTLYALDADFVPQPQMVESHEVSDDGLTYTFTLRGGLKFHDGADVTGEDVAASIKRWGERDGMGQVLMDFVESMAQGDAPNTFVIQLKEPYGLVIDSLAKPSSNVPFIMPKRLAETPSTEAIPEQIGSGPFKWVADEYQPGVIAVYEKNEDYVPRDEPASFAAGGKVVKVDRVEWVVMPDDQTALNALQAGEIDYWESPPSDLLPILDANPDVTVRNLNALGYQTIMRPNALNAPMDDARIRKAAIASVRQQDVLDALVGNPDLYNLCGAMFVCGTPLASDAGSETLVEGNGMDQAKALLKEAGYDGTPIVIMHPTDVGTLRTQPVVVAQAMRDAGFTVDLQAMDWQTLVGRRASQAPIAEGGWHMFMTNWVGADVFNPLVNNMVNGKGPEGGWFGWPDIPKIEELRIAYATATSLDEQKKLAEEIQKLAYEEGIYAPIGQYFVPSAWSNSLDGVLDAPAPLFWNISKN; translated from the coding sequence ATGACTGACATGACCACATTCGATCCCGCGCCCAGGGGGCTGCGCGGCCTGCTGCGCACGACCCTGTTCGGCGCCACGCTGGCCGGGCTGGCAATGGCAACGGGGGCCGTCGACGCGCAGACGCTGCGGGCGGTGAAGCACTCGGACCTGCGTGTTCTCGACCCGATCCTGACCACCGCCTACATGAGCCGCAACCACGGCTACATGATCTTTGACACGCTCTACGCGCTGGATGCCGATTTCGTGCCGCAGCCGCAGATGGTCGAGTCGCACGAGGTGTCGGATGACGGGCTGACCTACACCTTTACCCTGCGCGGCGGGCTGAAGTTCCACGACGGGGCCGATGTCACCGGCGAAGATGTCGCGGCCTCGATCAAACGCTGGGGCGAACGCGACGGCATGGGTCAGGTGCTGATGGATTTCGTCGAGAGCATGGCGCAGGGTGACGCGCCCAACACGTTCGTCATCCAGTTGAAGGAACCCTATGGCCTGGTGATCGACAGCCTGGCCAAGCCGTCGTCGAACGTGCCGTTCATCATGCCCAAACGCCTGGCCGAGACGCCTTCGACCGAGGCGATCCCCGAACAGATCGGATCGGGCCCGTTCAAATGGGTGGCGGATGAATACCAGCCCGGCGTGATCGCGGTCTACGAGAAGAACGAGGATTATGTGCCGCGCGACGAACCGGCGAGCTTTGCCGCCGGCGGCAAGGTGGTCAAGGTCGACCGCGTCGAATGGGTGGTGATGCCCGACGACCAGACCGCGCTGAACGCGTTGCAGGCCGGCGAGATCGATTACTGGGAAAGCCCGCCATCCGACCTGCTGCCGATCCTGGACGCCAACCCGGATGTCACGGTCAGGAACCTGAACGCGCTCGGTTATCAGACGATCATGCGGCCCAACGCGCTGAACGCGCCGATGGACGACGCGCGCATCCGCAAGGCGGCCATCGCCTCGGTCAGGCAACAGGACGTGCTCGACGCGCTGGTGGGCAATCCCGATCTCTACAACCTGTGCGGCGCGATGTTCGTCTGCGGCACCCCGCTGGCCAGCGATGCCGGGTCCGAAACGCTGGTCGAGGGCAACGGCATGGACCAGGCCAAGGCGCTGCTGAAAGAGGCCGGCTATGACGGCACGCCCATCGTCATCATGCACCCGACCGATGTGGGCACCCTGCGCACGCAGCCTGTCGTGGTTGCCCAGGCGATGCGGGACGCGGGCTTTACCGTCGACCTGCAGGCGATGGACTGGCAAACGCTGGTCGGTCGCCGCGCGAGCCAGGCGCCGATCGCCGAAGGCGGCTGGCACATGTTCATGACCAACTGGGTCGGGGCCGACGTGTTCAACCCGCTGGTCAACAACATGGTCAACGGCAAGGGCCCCGAAGGCGGCTGGTTCGGCTGGCCCGATATCCCGAAGATCGAGGAACTGCGGATCGCCTATGCCACCGCGACCTCGCTGGACGAGCAGAAAAAGCTCGCCGAGGAAATCCAGAAACTGGCCTACGAAGAGGGCATCTATGCACCGATCGGCCAGTATTTCGTGCCGTCCGCGTGGTCCAACAGCCTGGACGGCGTGCTGGATGCGCCCGCGCCGCTGTTCTGGAACATTTCCAAGAACTGA
- a CDS encoding M81 family metallopeptidase, with protein MPRRVALAGFLHETNTFAPTRARMADFVQGGGYMPISRGRAVIERGRDINLGIGGAVEFGESAGWDMVPILWAGAIPSAHVCQDAYESITAEIISGIAGAGHLDGIFLDLHGAMVAEHEDDGEGRLLADLRAAVGPDVPIAAALDLHGNITQQMVDAADVVVGFRTYPHVDMAETGHRAARQLQALMARGAPFAKAFRRLPFLIPIAWQSTRAEPARGLYDLVAGLETGPETGPEFGPESGPVASTSFFFGFPAADFPGCGPTVICYGDTAAAADGAADAIEQAVLDAEPAFAGTSHDPDAGVIEAMRIAATATRPVVIADTQDNPGAGGDSNTTGMLRALVRQNAQRAALGNMVDPAAAAAAHDAGEGVEIDIALGGFSGISGDAPFQGRFMVEKLSDGRLVATGPFYGGAPLDMGPSACLRIGGVRVVVTSNKAQMADREMYRFVGIEPEQQAILVNKSSVHFRADFDPIAETILTCIAPGPMPVSPASLPFTNLAPGIRLEPLGRAFEPARSERKREEAIT; from the coding sequence ATGCCAAGGCGCGTGGCGCTTGCCGGTTTCCTGCATGAAACCAACACTTTTGCACCGACCAGGGCACGCATGGCCGATTTCGTTCAGGGCGGAGGATACATGCCCATATCCCGCGGGCGCGCGGTGATCGAACGCGGGCGCGACATCAATCTGGGGATCGGCGGCGCGGTGGAGTTTGGCGAATCGGCCGGCTGGGACATGGTCCCGATCCTCTGGGCCGGGGCGATCCCGTCCGCGCATGTGTGCCAGGATGCCTATGAAAGCATCACCGCCGAGATAATTTCGGGCATTGCGGGCGCGGGCCACCTGGACGGGATATTCCTGGACCTGCATGGCGCGATGGTGGCCGAGCACGAGGATGACGGCGAGGGCCGGTTGCTGGCTGACCTGCGCGCGGCGGTGGGGCCGGACGTGCCGATCGCCGCAGCGCTGGACCTGCATGGCAACATCACGCAGCAGATGGTGGATGCGGCCGATGTGGTGGTGGGCTTTCGCACCTATCCGCATGTGGACATGGCCGAGACCGGCCATCGCGCGGCGCGGCAGTTGCAGGCGCTGATGGCGCGCGGCGCCCCGTTTGCCAAGGCGTTCCGGCGGTTGCCGTTCCTGATCCCGATTGCCTGGCAAAGCACGCGGGCCGAGCCGGCACGGGGGCTCTATGATCTCGTGGCCGGCCTGGAAACCGGCCCGGAAACTGGCCCAGAATTCGGCCCAGAATCCGGCCCGGTGGCCAGCACCTCTTTCTTCTTCGGGTTTCCGGCAGCGGATTTTCCGGGCTGCGGGCCGACGGTGATCTGCTATGGCGATACCGCGGCCGCCGCCGATGGAGCGGCGGATGCCATCGAACAGGCCGTGCTGGACGCCGAGCCGGCCTTTGCCGGCACATCCCATGACCCGGATGCGGGTGTGATCGAGGCGATGCGCATCGCCGCGACCGCGACCCGCCCGGTGGTGATCGCGGACACGCAGGACAATCCCGGTGCGGGCGGCGATTCCAACACCACCGGCATGTTGCGTGCGCTGGTGCGCCAGAACGCGCAGCGGGCCGCGCTGGGAAACATGGTCGACCCCGCCGCCGCCGCCGCCGCGCATGACGCCGGTGAAGGGGTCGAGATCGACATCGCGCTGGGCGGGTTTTCGGGCATCTCCGGGGACGCGCCCTTTCAGGGCCGGTTCATGGTCGAAAAACTGTCGGATGGCCGGCTGGTCGCGACCGGGCCGTTCTACGGCGGAGCGCCGCTGGACATGGGGCCGTCCGCCTGTCTGCGGATCGGCGGGGTTCGCGTGGTCGTGACCAGTAACAAGGCGCAGATGGCAGACCGCGAGATGTATCGTTTCGTCGGCATCGAACCCGAGCAACAGGCGATCCTCGTCAACAAGAGCTCGGTGCATTTCCGGGCCGATTTCGACCCGATCGCCGAAACCATCCTGACCTGTATCGCGCCGGGCCCGATGCCGGTGAGCCCGGCCAGCCTGCCATTCACCAATCTCGCGCCCGGTATCCGGCTGGAGCCGCTGGGCCGGGCATTCGAACCGGCGCGGTCCGAAAGGAAAAGGGAGGAGGCCATAACATAG
- a CDS encoding IclR family transcriptional regulator codes for MFRNTTRSEPGKRIPTAEDRAEPLFVQSVERAMAVLSAFHHADGPLTLTEITTHAGLDRSATQRMVHTLRALNYIRRDAGGHGFVPGVRILDHTLDYLRLHPLVRQATPVLQELRTSVRERVDLSLVDDTRMIYAVRLQTKRQTFNASLLGHSVPAFCTSGGWAMLSRLPEADARDIIERSDRRPFTPHTLTDPDEIMQAVGETRRNGYALALNQLLSGEIALGFPVLDNHGRPVAAIHIAGSLSEWTPGDYVARFAPLGQQTARALSKY; via the coding sequence ATGTTCAGGAACACGACCCGGTCGGAACCGGGCAAACGTATCCCGACCGCCGAGGATCGTGCCGAGCCCCTGTTTGTCCAGTCCGTCGAACGGGCCATGGCGGTGCTGTCGGCCTTTCACCACGCCGATGGCCCGCTGACCCTGACCGAGATCACCACCCATGCCGGGCTCGACCGCAGCGCGACGCAGCGGATGGTGCATACCCTGCGGGCGCTCAACTACATCCGGCGTGACGCGGGCGGGCACGGATTCGTGCCCGGCGTGCGCATCCTCGATCACACGCTCGACTATCTCCGGCTGCACCCGCTGGTCCGGCAGGCCACGCCGGTTCTGCAGGAACTGCGCACTTCGGTCCGCGAACGGGTCGACCTGTCGCTGGTCGACGATACCCGCATGATCTATGCCGTTCGCCTGCAGACCAAGCGCCAGACCTTCAATGCCTCGCTGCTCGGTCACAGCGTGCCGGCCTTCTGCACCTCGGGCGGCTGGGCGATGCTGTCACGCCTGCCCGAAGCCGACGCCCGCGACATCATCGAACGTTCCGACCGCCGCCCGTTTACGCCGCACACCCTGACCGATCCCGACGAGATCATGCAGGCGGTCGGCGAGACCCGCCGCAACGGCTATGCGCTCGCGCTCAACCAGTTGCTGAGCGGCGAGATCGCGCTCGGATTTCCGGTGCTCGACAACCATGGCAGGCCGGTGGCGGCGATCCACATCGCCGGATCGCTCTCTGAATGGACCCCCGGGGACTATGTCGCCCGGTTCGCGCCGCTTGGCCAGCAGACCGCCCGCGCGCTCAGCAAATACTGA
- a CDS encoding penicillin acylase family protein has product MTTLTLPGLSAPASISVDEWGMAHIRAGTARDLFFLQGFNAARDRLWQIDLWRKRGLGLLAADFGPGYLMQDRAARLFLYRGDMAAEWAAYGEDAEDICTAFATGINAGVDLVLDGSWPLPPEFAELGTRPAHWAPEDVVRIRTHCLSRNAASEFARMQVHALADPETDLLRVPLSPPVPDSEWQTMADIRLPPDALDVYALATAPVTFQRERLDATLEEAAQWSTVDASMTVQRAAAPMEGSNNWAISAGLTDTGRPIMASDPHRQHAAPSLRYMVHLTAPGLDLIGAGEPSSPGIMAGHNGTAAFSLTIFCADQEDVMVYETTDDGDAYRYGDSTEPFVRLTETFAVKGAADQTLTLTFSRHGPVVHAGDGIAVALRTVFTDPGTAPYMASLKSMRTTSVPAFRAALTTWGAPSVNMVYADMAGDICWQSAAYVPRRTGWRGLAPVMGDGRHEWQGYMTAADLPAIVNPDKGFVHSANEMNLPEGWDHAASPIGFEWFEDGRADRIAEVVGAGGARDVAGSCALQTDTVSARALELCALVPDTAPGAARDLLRGWDGDARAGSAAALLFETWLSGHLRPALLSRIAPDSTLRGYLAPGNVPTVVRLLRGDLPGLAARADIDHDRLIADTLAAAWDDLVARFGTDPAAWRWGNLHKSYFNHALTPLGSSRDVGPLAKGGSGTTVMLAHYEASDYRVRIGASVRMVVDVGAWDNSVWINAPGQSGIPGTPHYDDLAPLWAEGRYVPMLYSQEAVDKATASRLNLRPGGVSADAAD; this is encoded by the coding sequence ATGACCACGCTCACCCTGCCCGGTCTGTCCGCCCCCGCCAGCATATCCGTCGATGAATGGGGCATGGCGCATATCCGTGCCGGGACCGCGCGGGACCTGTTCTTTCTGCAGGGGTTCAATGCGGCGCGGGACCGGCTGTGGCAGATCGACCTCTGGCGCAAGCGGGGGCTGGGCCTGCTGGCCGCCGATTTCGGCCCCGGCTACCTGATGCAGGACCGTGCCGCGCGGCTGTTCCTCTATCGCGGCGACATGGCCGCCGAATGGGCCGCCTATGGCGAGGATGCCGAGGACATCTGCACCGCCTTTGCCACCGGCATCAACGCGGGCGTCGACCTGGTGCTGGACGGCAGCTGGCCCCTGCCCCCGGAATTTGCCGAGCTTGGCACCCGGCCCGCCCATTGGGCGCCCGAGGACGTGGTGCGCATCCGCACCCATTGCCTGTCGCGCAACGCGGCCTCGGAGTTTGCCCGGATGCAGGTTCATGCCCTCGCCGATCCCGAGACCGACCTGCTGCGGGTGCCGCTCTCACCGCCGGTGCCGGACAGCGAATGGCAGACCATGGCCGACATCCGCCTGCCGCCGGATGCGCTCGATGTCTATGCGCTGGCCACCGCCCCCGTCACCTTCCAGCGCGAACGGCTCGACGCGACGCTGGAGGAGGCCGCGCAATGGTCCACGGTCGATGCGAGCATGACCGTGCAGCGCGCCGCCGCCCCGATGGAAGGCTCGAACAACTGGGCCATCTCGGCCGGCCTCACCGACACCGGCCGCCCGATCATGGCCAGCGACCCGCACCGCCAGCATGCCGCGCCCTCGCTGCGCTACATGGTCCACCTGACCGCGCCGGGCCTGGACCTGATCGGCGCAGGCGAGCCGTCATCGCCCGGCATCATGGCCGGCCATAACGGCACCGCCGCCTTCAGCCTGACCATCTTCTGCGCCGATCAGGAAGACGTGATGGTCTATGAAACCACCGATGACGGCGACGCCTATCGGTATGGCGACAGCACGGAACCCTTTGTCCGGCTGACCGAGACCTTTGCGGTCAAGGGCGCGGCGGACCAGACCCTGACCCTGACATTTTCCCGCCACGGGCCCGTGGTCCATGCCGGGGACGGCATTGCCGTGGCGCTGCGCACCGTCTTTACCGATCCGGGCACCGCCCCCTACATGGCCAGCCTGAAATCCATGCGGACGACCAGCGTGCCCGCGTTCCGGGCGGCATTGACCACATGGGGCGCCCCGTCGGTCAACATGGTCTATGCCGACATGGCGGGCGACATCTGCTGGCAATCCGCCGCCTATGTGCCGCGGCGCACCGGCTGGCGCGGGCTGGCGCCGGTGATGGGGGACGGACGCCATGAATGGCAGGGCTACATGACCGCCGCCGACCTGCCGGCGATAGTGAACCCCGACAAGGGCTTCGTTCACTCCGCCAACGAGATGAACCTGCCCGAGGGATGGGACCATGCGGCCAGCCCGATCGGCTTTGAATGGTTCGAGGACGGGCGCGCCGACCGCATCGCCGAGGTGGTCGGCGCCGGTGGCGCGCGCGATGTCGCGGGCAGCTGCGCCTTGCAGACCGACACGGTCTCGGCCCGGGCGCTGGAGCTCTGCGCGCTGGTCCCGGACACCGCGCCCGGGGCCGCCCGCGACCTGCTGCGAGGCTGGGACGGGGATGCCCGCGCGGGCTCGGCCGCCGCCCTGCTGTTCGAGACCTGGCTCTCCGGCCACCTGCGCCCTGCCCTGCTGTCCCGCATCGCCCCCGACAGCACCCTGCGCGGCTATCTCGCTCCCGGCAATGTTCCGACGGTTGTCCGCCTGCTGCGCGGCGACCTTCCCGGCCTTGCGGCCCGCGCCGACATCGACCATGACAGGCTGATCGCCGATACGCTTGCGGCGGCCTGGGATGACTTGGTTGCGCGGTTCGGCACCGATCCCGCCGCATGGCGCTGGGGCAATCTGCACAAGAGCTATTTCAACCACGCGCTGACACCGCTGGGCAGCTCGCGCGATGTCGGGCCGCTGGCCAAGGGCGGCAGCGGCACCACCGTCATGCTGGCCCATTACGAGGCCTCGGACTATCGCGTCCGGATCGGCGCCTCGGTGCGCATGGTGGTCGATGTGGGGGCCTGGGACAACAGCGTCTGGATCAACGCGCCGGGCCAGTCCGGCATACCCGGCACGCCCCATTACGACGATCTCGCCCCGCTCTGGGCCGAAGGCCGCTATGTGCCGATGCTCTATTCGCAAGAGGCCGTGGACAAGGCCACCGCCAGCCGGCTCAACCTGCGCCCTGGGGGGGTGTCTGCCGACGCCGCGGACTGA
- a CDS encoding ABC transporter substrate-binding protein, producing the protein MIRLAALLICLWQPLAAQTPELTARLGPADAAHVALLRSTTDLAALGPVIEAYLVTRPDTRVVYEQWGSNDLYRLTAGDCASGRTGADLVISSAVHHMVDLVNQGCATTHVSDGTGALAPQLRWRDQLWGITREPVVMVYNRDLVGPHEVPRSRFDLLDLLRPTGSRFAGRVATYDIEQSGLGFLLAFSDSLEATTFGGLMEAFGRSGSVATCCSAEIIDAVISGRFLIAYNVLGSYALQRAGQEARLAVVAPEDYTLILSRAAMIPAGAADTGTARDLLDYLLSDDGRARLEAQDLIVRLDGGDGAQIEVSGSVETLERPVGLDPRLIVAMDADKRELFIRRWRDAFPQLR; encoded by the coding sequence ATGATCCGTCTGGCGGCCCTGCTGATCTGCCTCTGGCAGCCGCTTGCCGCCCAGACGCCCGAGCTGACCGCCAGACTCGGCCCCGCCGATGCCGCGCATGTCGCGCTGTTGCGCAGCACCACCGATCTGGCGGCGCTGGGCCCCGTGATCGAGGCCTATCTGGTAACCCGCCCCGATACCCGTGTCGTCTATGAGCAGTGGGGGTCGAACGATCTCTACCGACTGACCGCCGGCGACTGCGCCAGCGGGCGGACCGGTGCCGATCTCGTCATCAGCTCGGCCGTTCATCACATGGTCGATCTCGTCAACCAGGGATGCGCCACGACCCATGTGTCGGACGGCACCGGCGCGCTTGCGCCCCAGCTCAGATGGCGCGATCAGCTGTGGGGGATCACCCGCGAACCTGTCGTGATGGTTTACAACCGGGACCTGGTCGGGCCCCACGAGGTGCCGCGATCGCGGTTCGACCTGCTCGACCTGCTGCGGCCGACCGGCAGCCGGTTCGCCGGGCGGGTGGCGACCTATGATATCGAGCAATCCGGCCTGGGGTTTCTGCTGGCCTTCAGCGATTCGCTCGAGGCGACGACCTTTGGCGGCCTGATGGAGGCGTTCGGGCGCAGCGGTTCGGTGGCCACCTGTTGTTCGGCCGAGATCATCGACGCGGTGATCTCGGGCCGGTTCCTGATCGCCTACAACGTTCTCGGGTCCTATGCCCTGCAGCGGGCCGGGCAGGAGGCGCGGCTCGCCGTCGTCGCGCCGGAGGATTACACGCTGATCCTGTCGCGGGCGGCGATGATCCCGGCCGGGGCGGCCGACACCGGGACCGCGCGGGATCTGCTCGACTACCTGCTTTCCGACGATGGCCGGGCGCGGCTGGAGGCGCAGGACCTGATCGTGAGGCTGGATGGCGGGGACGGTGCCCAGATCGAAGTGTCCGGTTCCGTCGAAACGCTGGAACGCCCGGTCGGTCTTGATCCAAGGCTCATCGTGGCGATGGATGCGGACAAGCGCGAACTGTTCATCCGGCGCTGGCGCGACGCGTTTCCGCAACTGCGGTGA